The Acidobacteriota bacterium DNA window GGTAGATGAAAGCGTAAGCCTTGATATAGCAGAAGCTCGTGCTGATTGGCTTTTAAATAATCTTTATACGGGTGCCTTTGGGGCATATCATCTAACATCATATTTTCATTCTCGTACCATAGACTCAGATATAAACCTATTAGGTTTGGATTTGAGCGAGTTTTTTATTCTTGGTAAAGGGATTTATTTGCAGACCAATATACGCGATTCAAGTCGCCGTAGGCATTTCTTTTTGTGGCTAGATAGTCGTTTAACATCGCGGCGCTTCAAATCTGACCCACAAACACTTATAGTCACAACAAATTGTCTCAAACAATTGGTTATTTCTTCCGAAGCAAGTAGAGTCAATAATAAGGAATCTGAGAAAATTATTCGCGCGATCACCCAAATATGGATTCTGGATTTGCCAGAAAGTCTAAGAAGAGGATTTGAAACTGATCCAAATATTCTTAATGATCTGGGGATTCAAACAAGCGCAATCCAAGAAATCGACTCCTATGTGTTTACCTTTAATCAATTTTGGACAAAATTTGAAAAAGTGATTAATGGACATGAAGTCCAGATAATTGCAAGGAACCCTCATACTAAATTAACCTTCATAAGGGTTGATAGCGAAAGGAAAGACAATGTTTTTATACAAGTAAAAAACGAAGCCGGAGAAGTAGTTGGACGCTGGACTAATCCTTTATGGAGATTGTTGTCTAAAGATAGGCGTGAAAGAGAAAAGTTATTAAGGATTAATAGGTTTTGGTTTGATTGCGATAAGGAGGTATTTGATAAAGAGACGAAAAAAATAGCATCCCTAAAGGTTGCGGTGAAACGAGTCGAGAGAGTTCTATCTTGGCAAAATAAATCAATGGAATTCTTTTATCAATCTCTTCATCAAAAATTGTTGGATATGTCCGAGTTTCAATGGGAAGATTTAATTCCTACAAATTTTGAAGGATTATTGCAGCATTATCGCCTGACGGAATTAAAAATTGCTGAAGAAGATTTTCCTACAGTATTGAGCAAATCGTCCCTGGCATTGTTAGAAGAAGAAGGACTTGTTTCAACGATTGAGCGGTTAGCTTGTTTACCTGTACAGATTCCTGAAAATGTAATCAAAGCTGTATCAATGTTGCCAAGTCAAGAACGGATTGCCTTAATTGAAGATTGCCTTGTTAGGTTTGGTTCTCCCGTGAGCATTCTCAATTTGATTGATATTGTGCTTCGTTCTGCACCGGATGATGAAGTCGCAATTAAACTTGCCCAAACCTGTTTGAGCGAGTTATGCGATGATGAGAAAGGAAAATTACAATTCCAACTCTTTAAAGAAATTTTAAGGTTTGTAAACGATGAGTTTGGATACAGCTATAGAAATGAAGCAATTTCTATAAAAAGTAGGCTTGCCATGATCTGGGCGCATACAAGCAGATTACATAATATCTTTCACTGTGCTGCCGCTATTCCAGATAAATTAGCGGAAGGATTTAAGAGACAGGATAGGCAGATGAGCTTAGAGATTGTGAATCGAGAACCATTGTATTGGAATGACATTTTGCATCCGTATAGGATTAACAGAACTCACATATTGGTTCACGGATTAACTGTATTGACTCAGGGTAAAAATTCTGAACTGCCCGATACGATAAGTGTTGCTGAGGTTATTAAGAGAATTCTATCGGGTTCAGACGAGGAGGCTAAATCTCCTTTAGCTGACTTATTCAATGATAGTGGTTTGAGGATGAATGCATTGAACTCTTATTTAGGCGGTGAAAGATTTGGGGGATTTTCTTGTGTGATAAAAGGTGAAGAAATAGAAATTCCTTCCTCAAATACTCTTCATGAAATAGTTCGTCAGGCGCTTGAAAATTTGAAGGAAAATCCAAATCAGAGTTATGAATGGATAAAAATTAATGCAATAGTTGGAGACTCACCAATTTACGAAGATTTACAAGATGATTTCATGAAATTTTTGGAAGATATAAATATCGAATCAATTTATAAAGTAGATACTGCTACAGCAAGAGTCGCCCTTCGCATTGCAGCAAGCCAACTAATTTATGAAGGTAAGGAAGAACTCCGCTCGCGGTTTGAAGAAAGCCTATTGCGTCTTATCAAATTTGAACTGGCTAATAATTCCGAAAAAGCTTTAAGCGAAAAACTTGATGAAGTTGAATTTTCGACGACGGATACTCTGAATACTGCTTTAATGCTTTCATCTAGAACAAGCGATTCCCAAACAATTAACAAACTGCTCTCCCAAATAATTTATATTAATCCGGGATTCGCTGATTACTTTGCTTATTTTAGTTTGAAATCTGTTTTAGAACTACCGGTTTCACAATTGCAAGGCTTATGGCAAGTGCTATTAACCTTGCGTGCTTGTAGCAAAAATGCACTGTGAGTATTTAGAAAACTATTTACGATGCAAGTGCATTCACATGCGCTCTGACGGTTTCGCCTAACGTATCAAGATTGTACCCACCTTCGAGCATTGAAATGACGCGACCTTTGGCGTGGCGTTCGGCAAGTTCCATCACTTCTTTGGTCATCTCGGCATAATCCGAATCTTCGAGCATCAAACCGCCGAGCGGGTCGCCGAGTCGTGAATCGAATCCTGCGGAAATAACAATTAAATCGGGCGAAAAATGATTCTCAATCAATTTCAAGGCTTCGGAAAATGCCTGACGATGTTCGCGCGCCGGGGTGTGTGCGTGAAGCGGGATATTTAGCGTTGTGCCTTCGCCTTTGCCTTCGCCGGTTTCGGTGCGCGCTCCCGTGCCCGGATAGTAAGGGTATTGATGCGTAGAAAAGAAAAAGACCGACGGGTCGCGATAGAAAATATCCTGTGTGCCATTGCCGTGATGCACATCCCAATCAATAATCAAAACTCGTTCGGCTCCGTATCGCGCCTGCGCATAACGCGCCCCGATGGCGACATTATTAAACAGACAAAAACCCATCGCTCGTCCGGGCGTGGCGTGATGACCGGGCGGGCGAACGAAGGCGAAAGCGTTTTGCGCTTCACCGGTCATCACCAGGTCAACCGCTTTGATGGCTGCGCCCGCCGCGAGTTTTGCGACATTGAATGAGCGTTGACAGATGACCGTATCCAAATCAATGAACGGCAATCCCCGGTCGCAAAAACTGCGAACCTGACCGAGCAATTGTTCGCTGTGACACCGCAGAATATCGTCATCGGTGGCTTCAACCGGCGAAAGTTTCTGCACGCGGCATTGCAGCGCGTCATCCTGCGCGAGCGCCGCAGAAATCGCCCTGAGCCTTGCGGCATTTTCAGGATGATGTCCGGTTTCATGTAATAAATAATCGGGCGTATAAATCAGGGCGGTGGTCATAAGCAGACATTTTAGGGAATAACCATTCATTCGTCATCAGACATTTGCGAAATTCAATAATTTTAAAACGCCAAGACACGATTGAATGGTTGAATGCCATAGACCCTCATAAAATCATAAGCTGAAACGTGGTTAGGCGAGACTTCGTAAGGGAGAATGCTGGAAAATTATTTCAAAAATAAAAATTCTGAAACCTTTTCAAAGCGTCTGTCACTTACAGAGCGAACTTAGGATGCAGAGGCAAATAAATAATGGCAGCCTTGAGGCTCGTAAGGACTGAAAATAGACGCGCTGAGATTTTGATGAATAGCTCAATGGAACTAATCGCGCGAGTTCGCAGCGGCGAAGATGACGCTTTCAGGCAGATTTTTGACCGCTACGCCAGACCTGTCATCAGCTTTATTTATGATATGGTCGGGCAGCGTGAACTCGCCGAAGAGTTGGCTCAGGAAACCTTTGTGCGCGCCTATAAAGGCATCCACGCGCTCAGGGATGACACCAAACTTTCGACGTGGTTATTTGGCATTGCCAAAAACGTGGCGCGTGAATCGCTGCGTTCGCGTTGGAAAGATAACAGCAAAGTTGAAATGGAAGACGATGGCGTAATGCAACTCAGTGATAAAGAGCTGTTGCCGGAT harbors:
- a CDS encoding sigma-70 family RNA polymerase sigma factor, translating into MNSSMELIARVRSGEDDAFRQIFDRYARPVISFIYDMVGQRELAEELAQETFVRAYKGIHALRDDTKLSTWLFGIAKNVARESLRSRWKDNSKVEMEDDGVMQLSDKELLPDDQLINKELNGVIHEALAKLDDDKREVFTLKVFHQRSYEEIAEITGFSIPKLKTDLHRARAEMRRRIQPYLGVGYEM
- a CDS encoding histone deacetylase gives rise to the protein MNGYSLKCLLMTTALIYTPDYLLHETGHHPENAARLRAISAALAQDDALQCRVQKLSPVEATDDDILRCHSEQLLGQVRSFCDRGLPFIDLDTVICQRSFNVAKLAAGAAIKAVDLVMTGEAQNAFAFVRPPGHHATPGRAMGFCLFNNVAIGARYAQARYGAERVLIIDWDVHHGNGTQDIFYRDPSVFFFSTHQYPYYPGTGARTETGEGKGEGTTLNIPLHAHTPAREHRQAFSEALKLIENHFSPDLIVISAGFDSRLGDPLGGLMLEDSDYAEMTKEVMELAERHAKGRVISMLEGGYNLDTLGETVRAHVNALAS